The region AACCACTGACGGTAGGCATCGCGCAAAAACCAGCCTCACTAAATCCGTTTGACGTACTAGATGGTCCAGCGCTCACGATCCAAAATACCATGTTTGAGGGACTACTGACGTACACTGAAGATATGGCACTCCAACCCCTCTTGGCAGAAGATTATCAATTAAGTGAGGATGCCACGACCCTAACCTTTGAATTAAGGGAAGGTGTGACTTTTCACGATGGGACAGTTTTTAATGCTGAAGCCGTCAAGGCTAACCTAGACTATGTCAGGAACGAAGAAAACGATATGGAAAGAGCCACCTTTTTCTCCTTTATTGAAGAAGTGACCGTTGATAATGAATTTCGTCTTACGATTAAAGCGACTCATCCCAATTCAGCTATGCTATCATACTTTGCACATGACGCGGCTGTATTTCTTTCGCCCAAACAAATTAAAATGAAAGAGCAAGATAGAACACATGAAATCCAACCGGTTGGGACAGGCCCGTTTAAACTAGTAGAACAAGACAAAAAGGATGACATTATCACAGTCAGGCCTTACGAGAAACATTGGAAAGGCGAACAACCGAACGTCTCCAGCATTGCTTTTATTGCCGTTACAGACATCGATAAACGAATCGATATGTTAAAAAGTGAGGCCTTGGATGTTGTCCTATCGTTGCCTACGAATGAAGCAGACAAACTGAAGCAGCACCCTGAATTTAACATTCATACAGTCCCTTCACATAACGTTTTTTATATAGGCATGAACTTGAAAAATCAAAAATTTAAAGAGCAAAAAGTGAGACAAGCCCTAAATTATGCCGTAGATAAAGAGACCCTAATCAAGGAAGCCCTAAATGGCTTCGGCACTATTGCCGACTCAGCTATTGCCCCACAAGTGTATGGCTATGCAGCTCAAAGGATTTACGACTATGACATTGAAAAATCAAAAACATTGCTAGCTGAAAGCTCAGAGAATGACTTTACATCTGTATTATGGACGAGGGATGAGCCCGAGTTTTTATCTGTAGCTGAACATGTGGCCGCCCAACTTGACGAGATCGGAATTAACATCAACGTTCAGGCATACGACAGCAATACCTTCTTTCAACAACTTGATTCTGGAGAAGGGACAGAGCTATGGCTCGGAAGGTGGTCGCCCGGTACAGGTGATGCGGATTGGGGGTTACGCCCTAACTTTAGCTCAGCTCACGTCCCTCCAAACTTTAACAATGCAGGTTACTATATTAACCAGGAAGTAGACGAACAGTTAGACCAAGCCATCATAACCGCTGACATGGATAAAAGGTTGAATATTTACGGAGACATCCAACAAACCATCTACGAAGAGGCGCCATGGATATTTCTCTACGTCCCCGACGAAATCGTCGCAACGAGCCAACAGGTCAAAGGTATTACCCTTCAATCAACTGGCGTTGTCGACTTCAAGGACACATTCAAAGAATAAAATACTCCTCGATTCAAACCATAACTATGTACTGACGTACATGGCTATGGTTCTTTTATTAGCTTAGGTTTTTAAACAAAACCCTACCCCGAGCGAAGTGAAGCGGCTGCCCCTTCGAAGCAACCTTTGAGCGAAGCTCGAGTTGCGGAGGAGGGTAGCAGTCACTAGTGGGAAGTGAACGAGTGAAGCAACTAAGTACTACCAGATTCCCATTCGTGATACATTATATGTAAGACTCCAAAATTGGAAAGGAGGAATACGATGAGAACATTTATGTTTGTCATCTTTGTTCTCCTCATCACCTACCTGGTCTTCACATTTATTACTGATGTCTTAAGAAAAAAATTAAAGAAGAATACAACGCAAGCAGATATTCATGGCATCATTATTCCAGCTATTGTAGCCTCGCTTGTGGCACATGGGTTAATAAGTAAAACTGAGTCTGAAGAGCTTGACGGAGCAACTTTTGAGGAATTAGAAGAATATCTCGTCACACATGATGTCTTTGCTTCACGTGTGGATATAAAAGATTGGATTTTCGATCAGCCAGAACTTGTGGCACAAGACGGTTTATTTGACGGGATAGATGCTCTTGATTAAACTAGTGATGTACAAAAAATCGGCCATCTATCCTATCCAGGGATAGATGGCCAAATGGGAGAGGAGAAACCGGAGGAAGAGCTTATGGGGAAACGTAAGTCTTCTCCGCGGTTGTCTACGACATCTTATCGATGCCGACATTCCTATTATGGACCGTATCATTAAATTTATACCTTCAAAATCAATTTTTTTATGATAAGCTAAATAAGCTAGGACTTCAACACATGATGTTTTTTAACGAGTTAGAGAGGAAATGGAATGGTGATGATATGCGAGTGATCTCTGGTAATCATAAGGGACGCCCTTTACAGGCTGTTCCAGGAAAACTCACGAGGCCCACGACTGACAAAGTAAAAGAATCAATGTTCAATATGCTAGAGCAACATGAGTTTAATGGAGGCGTTGGCCTAGATTTATATGCTGGTACAGGTGGGTTAGGAATCGAAGCTTTAAGTAGAGGATACACTAAATTTATATTTGTGGATGTGCAGCGAGCAGCAATCAAAGTGATCCATGAGAACTTAGCATCGCTCTCTCTAAAGAACCGAAGCGAAGTGTACAAGAATGACGCGTTCCGAGCACTCAAAGCACTCACAAAACGAGACATTTCCTTTGACCTTATTTTTCTTGATCCGCCATATGCCAAGCAGGATATACCGAAGCAGATTGCTTTTATTGAGGATCATCATTTGCTCAAGCCCCAGGGCATTGTTATTGCTGAAACGGACAAGACTGTTCAGCTCCCTGTACAAAAGGGTAAATTAATATTGTGGAAACAACAACACTACGGAGATACCGTTATACGTTTATATAGAGAAGAAGGGGGAGCATAACATGGCCACCGCCGTTTGCCCAGGAAGTTTTGACCCAATTACATACGGACATTTAGACATTATTCAAAGAGCGGCAAGGGTATTTGATCATATCATAGTTGCTGTAGGGAATAATGCCAATAAAAAATCGCTGTTTACCGTTGAACAGAGAATGACGCTTATCCAACAGGTCACGAAGGACATACCCAACGTTGAAGTGGATTCCTATAATGGTCTGCTTATTGATTTTATGAGTAAGAGAAACGCTCGAACCATAGTTAGAGGGTTAAGAGCCGTTTCAGATTTTGAGTTTGAAATGCAGGTTGCTTCTATTAACAAGAAAATTGATGATTCTATAGAGACCTTTTTTATGATGACAAACAACAACTACTCGTATTTAAGCTCTAGTATTGTTAAGGAGGTCGCTATGTATCATGCTTCAGTGAGTGATCTGGTTCCTCCCGAAGTAGAGGAGGCCCTTATGGAAAAGTTTGGGCAGAGATAAGCCTATTCTTGAGGATCCTGATCTTTATGCACTTTATTCATACCTTATCTAATGAAAAGGCGGCTTTGCACCATGGCAAGCCGCTTCTTTACGTATATCACCTTTTTATCGTTGTTTCTTTGCTAACTGTTGCAGTAGCATAAGAATTGTCAACATACAAAACACGAATATTGAAGCGTATATAAAGTAAGTGTAGAAGTGCCATGCTTGCATGTACCGTTCGGTCGTGTACGTGAACGCTGGTATATCAACTCTTTGGATAAAGGCTTGAAAAGGTTGCCATAATAAGTACGTTAACAAAGCTGCGAATATAGCGTGGAAGAAACGGGCGATCACATAGGGTTTGTAACGGATATCCGTTTTGGCAATGAAACTTGTCACCTGGGCATGGACAGATAGGCCACTCCAAGCAATGATGGCACTGGTCATCGCCACTTTATGGACAAGTGCGATGTCCTTTAACTCACTCGCCCACTGTGAACCTAGTGTAATTTCAAATGTACCAGCGACAAGAGGCAGGCTTAATGATGAGTGTAAACCAAAGGGAATCAGGATCATCTTGTACAGCATAGCTAGTAAAGCGCTAATGCCGACGATGTTCAAAATGTTAATAATAACAGAAAATATAATGATAAATCCTCCGATCAGCAGTAGAGTTTGGATAGAGGATGTCACGGCATCTCCAATTAGCGCTCCGAACGTACGACCGTCTTTCATTCTAGCTCTATGCATGTCTTGCAACGCGCGATATAAGACCGAACGTTTCATTCTTGGCCTTCTTTCTTCACTTGGTTGGTCTCGATATCCGTGATACCGCATCAACAACGCAACGAGGAGGGTGGCAATGTAATGGCACAGGGCAATGATAATGCCCAGAGTGACATCTTGAAAAAAGCCAACGGAGACAGCACCAAACATAAACAATGGACCTGATGTCCCTGTAAAGGACACGAGCCTTTCCCCTTCTATGCGTGACACGAGTCCCTGCTCGCGTAGCTGAACGGTTAACTTTGCGCCCATAGGGTGCCCAGAAGCTAGGCCCATTGACATCACAAAGCCACCTACACCCGGTACACGAAATAAAGGGCGCATCAGAGGTTCTAAAAGTGTGCCAATAAAATGTACAACCCCAAAACCAATGAGCAATTCAGCCGTAATAAAAAAGGGAAGTAAGGCTGGAAAAACGACGTCCCACCAAATGGTGAGCCCTCTTAGAGATGACTCGTAAGCTTGTTTAGGAAAAGCAATAATGAGTATAACTAATAAGAGTGAGAATAGCGCTAAAGTAGCTGTCTTTATATAAGCTGTATGTTTCATTCAAGAACCTCCGCAAAAAGGTTAGGCTTGTATATATGTACGTGTCTTTTCAAAAAAATAGACCTCATAACTTTTTAGTCATGTTTTGTCCACATATACAATAGCAATAGAAAAGAGAGGTGACAGAGGTGAATGGAGAACACGCATAATAGTCCCAAGGTCGGGTTGGCATTAGGGTCTGGTGGTGCGAGAGGTCTTGCTCATATTGGTATTTTAAAAGTATTCGAAGAGCATCACATCCCCGTCGACCTTATAGCCGGCAGTAGTATAGGCGCACTTGTTGGTGCTTTGTACTCTGTAGGCCATACGCCACAACAGATGAGTCAATTTACAACCCATTTTCCACAGAAATTTTGGGTTGACTACAGTGTACCTAAGATGGGCTTTATCAAAGGGGACAAAATTAAAGAGATCATGAGATTACTCACAAAAAGACAGCGTATTGAAGACGCTAGTATTCCATTAAGTATCGTTGCAACTAACCTCCAAAAAGGTGAGAGACGCGTATTTAGTGAAGGACCTATTGCTGAAGCGGTGAGAGCAAGTATCTCTATACCTGGTATTTTTGTACCAGAGAAGTTAGATGGCGAGTACTACGTTGATGGCGGTGTCATTGATAGAGTGCCTGTATCAGTGGTCAAGAAAATGGGAGCGGATTTCATAATAGCCGTTGATGTATCCTATTATGAGGCCACTCATCCCATTACTTCCATCTTTGATGTCATCGCACAGTCCATCGATGTCATGGAGCGTGAAATATTACGCTATAGCATGGTGGATGCAGATATTATGATACGCCCTCAAGTAGGCCATTATAGTATTAATCATTTTTCAGAAATTGAGGCACTCATAAAAGAAGGGGAAAAAGCAGCACAAGAGCTTGTGCCTCAAATAAAAGTCATGTTAGAGAGTGGAAGGGAGAATCAATCATGAATGTAAAACAGAAAAAGTTTTTACCCATTGCTATTATTTTGGTTGTATTTGCGGTGGCTTACTTTTATCCTCTTCCTTATTTCGTTTCGGCCCCCGGAGAAGCCATGGAATTAAGTCCGATCGTAAAAGTAGAGCAAGGATATCCAGAGCAGGGGTCCTTTATGCTGACAACCATTAGAATGGGGGAAGCCAATATATTTAATTACGCCTTAGCTAGGTGGGATGAATATCGGGATATTGTCCCGAAGGAAGTTTTACTTGCGCACTATCAAAATGAAGAAGAGTTCACACAGCGTCAAATCCAGGTCATGGAATCTTCAAAAGAGAACGCCATCGCCGTTGCTTATGAGTTGGCAGGCCGTGACGTTCAAATAGAATACAAAGGCGTCATGGTCGTATCGACCATAGAAGATATGCCAGCAGAGGAACATTTTCAATTTGGTGATATCATCACTCATGTCGATGGAGAAGAAGTACACACGGCTGAAGCTTTAATCAAATACCTAAAGGACAAATCGCTTGGTGATGAAGTCACTATCTCATTTACACGAGAGGGCGAGTCGATGGAAGCCATGATTTCACTAGAAGAGCTCCCCCTGACTGAAGATGAAGAAACACACGAACATCAACCGAGAGCAGGAATCGGTATATCGACAGTCACAAAGAGAAATATGGAGGTTGATCCACCTGTTGAAATTGAAACGTCACGAATTGGCGGACCTTCTGCCGGTTTGATGTTTTCTTTAGAAATTTATAACCAACTCACAGAACACGATATCACAAAAGGATACCGTGTTGCTGGAACCGGTACAATCGCCCCCGATGGCATGGTGGGACGTATAGGTGGCATTCACCAAAAAATTGTAGCAGCAGACAAGGCAGGAGCCGAAATCTTTTTTGCCCCCCATGAGGAGGGAGCTGAGGAATCGAACTATCAGAGGGCCTTAACAGCAGCCGAGGACATCGGAACTGAGATGAAAATTGTACCTGTCGACTATATTAAAGACGCGCTTGATTACCTCAGTGAGCTACCTGTTCACAAATAAAAAACTATGTGCCTTGTATGGGGGCCTGCTTGTATTCACGATAGAGATGTTGAGGAACGTCATTTTGATAACCCAATACATATTGCTTAGACGCCTGAATATCCCATTCTAACATGGGGGGGCGTTCTTTTTTTATTTTACTAATAAGGGGCACATCCAGGGATTTTTTATACGTATTTAACAGATTTTTACCTGTCTCTGAGAATCCTAAAATGCGTAAGTATGAAGCGCCATTTTCTAATTGGAGTGCATCCATAGCCCTTTTATGCATGTTGGTATAAGTATGGACCATCATGCGTTGGATACGATTCCACGTATAGCGTTTGGTTTTAGTACGTGTTAACAACTCTTGAAAGGATTTAGCATGCAAAATCTCATTTTTTAATCTGTATTCAATCCCTTCTTCGATTTCATAAATTTGGGACAAAGCTTCTGGGGAAAGTGAAATCATGGTATGGCGCAGAAGATCAAAATAGCATTCCCAATGAATAGGACCTCTCCCTTCCTCGGACTCACGTTTAAGTATGTCTAACGTATAAGGAGGAACGTAGGACTTGATACGATCCCAATCGGGTGTCCTATTCTCAAATATAGCTTCTCTTATCGCTGTAGCACTTGCAATGTCCCCTTCAAAGAGTGTACGATCATGATAGTGTGCCTTGATACGTTGAATAGTGGCCGGTTGAATAGGGCTGTTCAACTTTAATAAAGAAATGAGATAATAAAGACCCAGAATATTATTCGGTTCAGAATAAAGACGAGGGTCTATATCTTTAAGCTCGTCAATAGTGGCTAGAGTGTCAGAAAAGGCTTTTGGATAGCTTTTTCCTTTTCTCATTTCAGCTCTTAGTTGCTGTTGAAAGGACGTAGGCTCTTTAAGCAACCATTGCGCAAGTTTTTGTAGTTCATTTAAATGTCCACTTTCTGAGCCAAAACAAAGATGAGTCACAAACGGTAAATGGTTGAGAATGGATGTTGCACCGTAGGCAAAATGTTCAGCATGTTGGGTAGCATATACATAAGGCAATTCAAGGACAATATCTGCTCCCATTTGTAGAGCCATCTCGGCACGCGCCCATTTGTTAACAATGGCCGGCTCTCCTCGTTGCAAGAAGTGACCGCTCATGACAACGACACAGGCTTCCGCTTGAGTGACGGCTTTAGCTTTTTGAAAATGGTAAGCATGTCCATGATGTAGGGGGTTATACTCGACGATAAGACCTACAACGTTCACGATATCTCCACCTTCCTTGCAAATATTATAGCAATAAGCGGGAAATGTTGACAAATAAGCTTCACTCACGATATAATAATCTTTGTTGTTTTGAGGTGAACCTCTTATGAAAATACCGGTACGACAATGTTTAGAAACGAAAACGGAACCGATGACACTTGAACATCATTACGATTTACCCGACTTAGTTCATCGCCATCAACAGCTTGAGGCTTTATCCCCTGTTCATTTTAAGGGAGAGGGAGAGATGCAAGCTGGTTTATTTGTGGTCAAAGGTGAATTAAAAGGGCAATATACACTGACGTGTTCTAGGTGTCTGTCGGCAAATGAGTCAGACTTTACACAACCATTTGAAGAGCGATATAATATTGAAGCACATGTAACAGACGATGAAAAAGATGAATTAGAAGACATTCACGATGTTGAAGGTCAATATGTTGATCTACAACCGCAAATTGAAGAAGAAATTATCATGTCTATTCCGTTCATTCCTGTATGTGAATCAGAAGAAGCTTGTAAGAACAACGCCCTTCGCGAAGGTCAGAACTGGTCTTATGAAGATGATCGCTTGACAGAAGAGGATAAAAAGGACAAAATAGACCCTAGACTAGCAGATCTCGCGAAATTCTTTGATGAAGATAAATAGCCTTATGACATACATGATGAGCAGTTTTGTCACCGTCTTAATCGGATAAAATTTGAAAGTAAAGACACGCGAGACAGAGATATCAGTATCACTTGAAGGGGGTGGAGTACAATGGCAGTACCTTTTAGAAGAACTTCCAAAACACGTAAAAGACTTCGTCGTACGCATTATAAAATCGCAGTACCTGGAATGGTAAAATGCTCTCACTGTGGAGAACTTAAGCTTTCTCACCGTGTTTGTAAGGAGTGTGGCACTTACAAAGGAGAGGAAGTTATTAATAAGTAAACCTAAACATGTTTCATGTTTAAAGGGCACAAAGCTAAGGTCATGATATGATGACTTTAGCTTTTTTGTTTTTATCAATATTTAACTTCTTAGTAGAGAATGGTCTCATGGCTAGCATACATCTAAAGTCCGACTCACCTCCTGGGCTATAGCCCAAATGTGTAGCCTTTCGCCTAAGGCTTGAATAGGATAAACGTAGAAAAGGAGGAGGATGTATGCATCACGATCACCATACTTACCATACTCATCCCATGAAACCATTGTGTGAACAGCATAAGAACCAACATGTCATGCTCCACACTAACGATGGGCAAATTTTCCAAGGGATGATTGAAAACGTGGATGAAGTCAATGTTTACCTTATCGTTCATGATGAGGATGAGCTTAGTGTTATGCCCCAGGCCATGGGAATGCCAATGCCTGACCAAATGCAACCTCAGATGCAACCTCAGATGCAACCATACATGCAATCACAACCTCAAATGCAGCCATACATGCAGCCTCAAATGCAACCGCAAACGAAAACCGGAAAGCCTAAGTCCGTTAGAGAAACAGAGAGTGAGAGCGTGAATGAAGAAAGAGAAGATGCAAGTGTAGTCAATGAGGATGAAAGTCGTCAATATTGGGGATACGGCTATCCGTATGGTTACTATCCTTGGTATCCGTCCCCTAGAAGACTTATTTTGCCTCTCGCAGCATTAACAGCCCTGTCTTTACTGCCATACGGCGGGTATTATGGGTGGTAAAACAACATATAAAACCAACACTCCCAGCAGGCGTTGGGGGTGTTTTTTTGTGCGTAAAAACTTAAAAACTGGGGATATTATAACAGAATAACGTTGAAATGAAATAAAGGTCTTTGAAAAAGGGAGAAAAAATGGAACAGGAGATGATAGGTTTGAAAAGTTTAAAAATACTCATCCTCATCTTGATCGCAATAGCGTTAGTTGCTGGGTGTCAGGACAAAGAGGAACAGGGGCAAGGTGAGCAACAAAATAAACAAAAAGCGCAATCAGAGCAACAGCAAGGGAATGAACCTCAATATATCCATGCTCATTACATGGAAGAGGAAATAGAAACGTTAGACGAGGTTGAACATTCCGTTGCTATCTTGCAAGAACAAGACGCGTATATCTCCGTAGAGTTAAGCAATCAGGTACAAGAATTGAACGAAGATGTGAAAAATAGAATCGTCAGTCTCGTGAGAACTTCAGATCAAAATGTCCAAAATATATACGTCTCAGATAACCCTGATTTGGGATCTCGGTTTACTGGATTAGCCCGAGACATCGAGAGAGCAGAACCTGAATCATCAATTGGAGAATCGTTTGACCAAACGATTCGCAAATACTTTCCAGAGTTGAAGAGGTAGGCATCATATGTCTCGTCGAATGAAAAAGCCGATTCGTGCTTCGGAGCTTAAACGGCATAAAGAATTGAAAAAATATGAGGCTGAAGTGAGCAAAAACCTCGACCACATTCCATTAAGCCGTGATTTACAAGAAAACATCAAACTTGTCCGCGAAGTCTTTGGACAATCCGATGATTTGGTTATTAGGCAAATTGAACTAGGGGGGGTTGCAACCTTAAACGCCGCCGTCATATTTCTAGATGGTTTAACCGACCGTAATGTGATTGATGAGTATATATTGAAGTCACTGATGATGGACGTGCAAGGAAAAATTCCACAAGAGAGCAGGCAAGGTAGTGAGTCTCTTTATTTTTGGGTTAAGGAAAAAGGATTAAATATTAATGAAGTCGGTGAGACGCCTAAACTGAGGAAACTAGTGGACAGTATTTTAGGTGGCGATTGTGGGCTTCTTCTAGACCGAGTGGACCAAGCTATCCTATGTAATACAAAAGGCTGGGATAAACGAGGCATTGAAGAGCCCCAAACCGAAGCGGTTGTGAGAGGCCCCCGCGAGGGATTTGCAGAGACATTGCGCGTCAATACGGCACTCGTTCGCCGACGTTTGAAAGACCCACAATTAAGAGTGAAGAATCTTCAAGTAGGGGATAGAACAAACACAGACGTATGTCTAATGTACATAGATGGCATCGTTGAAAATAACGTGTTAGAAGAAGTGAAAACAAGGATAGAGGATATTAAGATTGATGGTGCTCTCGAAAGTGGCTACATCGAACAGTTCATTGAGGATCATCCTTGGTCTCCATTTCCTCAGATTCAAAACACAGAGAGGCCAGATAAAGTCGCTGCGAGCTTGTTAGAAGGGAAAGTAGCTATCCTCGTTGATGGCACGCCTTTTGTTCTCATCGTACCCTGTATATTTTCTCAGTTTTATCAAAGCCCTGAAGATTATTATGAGCGTTTTATTATCAGTAGCTTGATTCGTGTGATAAGGCTCATTAGTATGTTTATCGCGTTACTGCTTCCGGCGTTGTATATCGCTTTTTCATCATTTCATCCCGAAATGATCCCTTCCAAACTGGCGATTGCTATGACGGCGGGGCGATCTACAGTGCCTTTTCCCTCTATTGTTGAGGCACTTCTCATGGAAGTTAGTATAGAAATATTAAGAGAGGCCAGTATACGTTTACCCGGTCCCATCGGGCCCACGATCGGTATTGTTGGCGCCCTCGTCGTGGGACAGGCAGCCGTTCAGGCTGGTATTGTGAGTCCTATCATGGTGATCGTGGTCGCTTTAACAACGATCGGTTCATTTGTTTCTCCTGGGTACAACGCTGCCATTGCATTAAGAATGCTTCGTTTCCCACTTATGCTCGCTGCATCGATGTTCGGACTTTATGGAATCATGCTTTTACTGATTGTGACGATCGTTCATTTATGTTCGATGAAGTCTTTTGGTGTCCCTTACATGGCCCCATTTAGTCCTATGCGCATATTAGATAACAGGGATACGCTACTGCGTGCCCCTTTGTATCGCATGAAATTCCGTCCTTCACCATTTGAGCCTCAGGACGAAAATAGAATGGATGGCCGGCAATCTAATAATAAAAAGGATGGGCAAGGATAATGGCACAAACGAAAGGGTCGACTCACACAGAAAAAAACGAACCGATTTTGGTCATCAGTCCCAGACAGTCAGCCTCTTTGATCGCCAGTACACTGATAGGGGTCGGTGTCCTCACCTTGCCTCGTATGACAGCAGAGGATGCTCATGAAGCGGCTTGGCTCTCGACTCTTGTGGGATCTATTGGTGCCCTCGTTGCCATTGTTGTGATTACAAGGCTCGGCATGCGGTTTCCTAGAAAGACAATCGTCGAGTACAGCGCCATTATTCTAGGTTCTGAGTCAAAAATGGGGAGAATAATGGGCAAAATTCTCTCTTTCCCCATCATTTTCACATTGCTGACCTTTTGGCTATTGGGGACGGCCTCTGTCGCAAGAACGTTTGGTGAAGTGGTCGTAAACGCTGTATTAAGAAGAACACCTTTAGAAGTCATTATTATAACCATGTTACTGATTGCGCTCGTATTAGTGATGTATGATGTCGAAGTTCTAGCCCGAACGAATGAGATACTGATGCCTTTGATCGTGATACCCGTGGTCTTAATTGCTTTGTTTTCCTATCAAAGCTTCAGTATAGAGAATGTATTACCTATTTGGCCAGCCCTAAGCATCACTGAATTTTTTTCAGGTGCCTTAATGACTTTATTCGCCTATCAGGGTTTCGAGATTATCACCATTTTTTCAGCACATACACAGGTGTCACGAAAAAATACTAAATTTAACATGATAGGTTTAATTACCGCAGCACTTGTCTACCTGCTCATCGTATTTGCGGGTGTATCTGTATTCGGAGATGATGAATTATCCCTATTAATGTGGCCGACATTAGAGTTAGTAAAGGTCACTCAAGCGCCAGGTCTAGTATTAGAAAGGATGGAGTCTGCCTTTCTGGGGGTTTGGGTAGCCGCTGTTTTCACAACAACGGCCAATCTATACTATTGTGCCACGATCGCCGCTAGCCAATTGTTAAATCGGAGAAAACATCGTCGTTGGTTTGGGATCGCTTTTTTGCCTATCATATTTTGGATGTCCCTTATTCCTCAGAACATATTAGAGCTATTTGAATGGCAAACATATATCGGGTACCTCGGCATCACAAGTGGTGCAGCTTTTCCAATCTTACTATTTATCATTGCGCGGTTACGTAAAAAGGGCTTCAAAACCCTCGATGAGTCTCTAACGACAACGGCTGACAAACCGAAGATGTCCCAAGAGCAAGACAACCAAAAAGAGAAAGAAGGCATTGAGTCGGAAAATCAAGCGAATGCTCAAAAAGATCAGCAACAGTCCTCTCAGAATGAATCGTCGTCAGAGTCTACACAACAACAGAAATATAAACAACAATCAAATGATAAGAGTGGTGAGCAAGATGAGAAGTAAGCTCTTTCTCGTTTTTCTTTTATTCGTTTTTACTTTCTCCAGTTTAACCGGTTGTTGGGACCGTCGGGAGTTAGAAGAGCGCATATCTGTAATCGCCATTAGTATAGATCAAGCAGAACCAACCGAGGAGGGAGAAGCCATGGTCCTGGTCTCCCTTCAGATTCCGATCCCAATCAAGATTTCCGGTGGTGCAGAAGGGGGTGGAGCAGGAGGGATGGATGCCGTTCGGGTCATTAGCTCAACG is a window of Caldalkalibacillus salinus DNA encoding:
- a CDS encoding YceD family protein → MKIPVRQCLETKTEPMTLEHHYDLPDLVHRHQQLEALSPVHFKGEGEMQAGLFVVKGELKGQYTLTCSRCLSANESDFTQPFEERYNIEAHVTDDEKDELEDIHDVEGQYVDLQPQIEEEIIMSIPFIPVCESEEACKNNALREGQNWSYEDDRLTEEDKKDKIDPRLADLAKFFDEDK
- a CDS encoding spore germination protein, translated to MSRRMKKPIRASELKRHKELKKYEAEVSKNLDHIPLSRDLQENIKLVREVFGQSDDLVIRQIELGGVATLNAAVIFLDGLTDRNVIDEYILKSLMMDVQGKIPQESRQGSESLYFWVKEKGLNINEVGETPKLRKLVDSILGGDCGLLLDRVDQAILCNTKGWDKRGIEEPQTEAVVRGPREGFAETLRVNTALVRRRLKDPQLRVKNLQVGDRTNTDVCLMYIDGIVENNVLEEVKTRIEDIKIDGALESGYIEQFIEDHPWSPFPQIQNTERPDKVAASLLEGKVAILVDGTPFVLIVPCIFSQFYQSPEDYYERFIISSLIRVIRLISMFIALLLPALYIAFSSFHPEMIPSKLAIAMTAGRSTVPFPSIVEALLMEVSIEILREASIRLPGPIGPTIGIVGALVVGQAAVQAGIVSPIMVIVVALTTIGSFVSPGYNAAIALRMLRFPLMLAASMFGLYGIMLLLIVTIVHLCSMKSFGVPYMAPFSPMRILDNRDTLLRAPLYRMKFRPSPFEPQDENRMDGRQSNNKKDGQG
- a CDS encoding YhcN/YlaJ family sporulation lipoprotein, which codes for MKSLKILILILIAIALVAGCQDKEEQGQGEQQNKQKAQSEQQQGNEPQYIHAHYMEEEIETLDEVEHSVAILQEQDAYISVELSNQVQELNEDVKNRIVSLVRTSDQNVQNIYVSDNPDLGSRFTGLARDIERAEPESSIGESFDQTIRKYFPELKR
- a CDS encoding nucleotidyltransferase — encoded protein: MNVVGLIVEYNPLHHGHAYHFQKAKAVTQAEACVVVMSGHFLQRGEPAIVNKWARAEMALQMGADIVLELPYVYATQHAEHFAYGATSILNHLPFVTHLCFGSESGHLNELQKLAQWLLKEPTSFQQQLRAEMRKGKSYPKAFSDTLATIDELKDIDPRLYSEPNNILGLYYLISLLKLNSPIQPATIQRIKAHYHDRTLFEGDIASATAIREAIFENRTPDWDRIKSYVPPYTLDILKRESEEGRGPIHWECYFDLLRHTMISLSPEALSQIYEIEEGIEYRLKNEILHAKSFQELLTRTKTKRYTWNRIQRMMVHTYTNMHKRAMDALQLENGASYLRILGFSETGKNLLNTYKKSLDVPLISKIKKERPPMLEWDIQASKQYVLGYQNDVPQHLYREYKQAPIQGT
- a CDS encoding GerAB/ArcD/ProY family transporter, producing the protein MAQTKGSTHTEKNEPILVISPRQSASLIASTLIGVGVLTLPRMTAEDAHEAAWLSTLVGSIGALVAIVVITRLGMRFPRKTIVEYSAIILGSESKMGRIMGKILSFPIIFTLLTFWLLGTASVARTFGEVVVNAVLRRTPLEVIIITMLLIALVLVMYDVEVLARTNEILMPLIVIPVVLIALFSYQSFSIENVLPIWPALSITEFFSGALMTLFAYQGFEIITIFSAHTQVSRKNTKFNMIGLITAALVYLLIVFAGVSVFGDDELSLLMWPTLELVKVTQAPGLVLERMESAFLGVWVAAVFTTTANLYYCATIAASQLLNRRKHRRWFGIAFLPIIFWMSLIPQNILELFEWQTYIGYLGITSGAAFPILLFIIARLRKKGFKTLDESLTTTADKPKMSQEQDNQKEKEGIESENQANAQKDQQQSSQNESSSESTQQQKYKQQSNDKSGEQDEK
- the rpmF gene encoding 50S ribosomal protein L32, which produces MAVPFRRTSKTRKRLRRTHYKIAVPGMVKCSHCGELKLSHRVCKECGTYKGEEVINK